A part of Vulpes vulpes isolate BD-2025 chromosome 15, VulVul3, whole genome shotgun sequence genomic DNA contains:
- the TGM7 gene encoding protein-glutamine gamma-glutamyltransferase Z: MDQMAALELRSVDLQSPRNNKEHHTQEMGLKRLIVRRGQSFVLQLHFNRSFHFGKDYLTFVAETGPAPMELLGTRATFSLTQARKGNVWSASDFTTDTNSLLVSFFTPASAVIGPYTLKIEISQGQGHSVAHPVGTFILLFNPWNAEDEVYLPSEILLQEYIMMDYGFVYKGHERFITAWPWNYGQFEEDIIDICFEILDKSLYFLENPSKDYSQRNDPVYVCRVVSAMINSNDDSGVLQGNWGEDYSRGVSPLEWNGSVAILRQWSARGKQPVKFGQCWVFAAVMCTVMRCLGVPTRVVSNFRSAHNMDGNLTIDTYFDQNAEMLPIQKRDKIWNFHVWNECWMIRKDLPPGYNGWQVLDPTPQQTSNGLFCCGPASVKAVREGEVHLPYDTPFVYAEVNADEVIWLFRNGQAQEILVHNTSSIGKEISTKMVGSDQRQNITGSYKYPEGSPEERSVFMKASRKMLSPRRASSPFLDLLGCRGSQDQPAQLQLHLAKTPEWGHDLMLKLHARRVPDRVHPRGPIRLVVRFSAQALLHQGDTREPLWRQTVHLDLDFGEEIQWPLLLPYENYRNKLTDEKLIRVSGIAKVEDTGRSLLVLKDISLEPPHLSIEVPKRAEVGKALRVHITLINTLTVALSNCMMVLEGSGLIDGQIYNNIGTLVAGHTIQIQLDLYPIKTGPRQLQVLISSNEIKEIKGYKDIFVAASRAS; this comes from the exons ATGGATCAGA tgGCAGCCTTGGAGCTCAGGTCTGTTGACCTGCAGAGCCCAAGGAACAACAAGGAGCATCACACACAGGAGATGGGCCTGAAGCGGCTTATTGTGCGCCGGGGCCAGTCCTTTGTGCTCCAGCTACATTTTAACCGATCCTTCCACTTTGGGAAAGACTACCTTACCTTTGTGGCTGAGACTG GACCGGCACCCATGGAGCTGCTGGGAACCCGAGCCACCTTCTCCCTCACCCAGGCTCGAAAAGGCAATGTCTGGAGTGCTTCTGACTTCACCACTGACACCAACTCACTCTTAGTCTCCTTTTTCACACCAGCCAGTGCGGTCATtggtccctacactctgaagataGAGATCTCTCAGGGCCAGGGTCACAGTGTGGCTCACCCAGTGGGGACTTTCATCCTCCTTTTTAACCCTTGGAATGCAG AGGATGAAGTCTACCTGCCAAGTGAAATACTGCTGCAGGAGTATATCATGATGGACTATGGCTTTGTTTACAAGGGTCATGAAAGATTCATCACTGCCTGGCCCTGGAACTATGGACAG TTTGAAGAGGACATCATAGATATATGTTTTGAGATCTTGGACAAGAGCCTGTACTTCTTAGAGAACCCATCCAAAGACTACTCCCAGCGGAATGACCCGGTATACGTCTGCAGGGTGGTGAGTGCCATG ATCAACAGCAATGATGACAGCGGTGTGCTGCAGGGGAACTGGGGAGAAGACTACTCCAGGGGTGTCAGCCCATTGGAGTGGAATGGCAGTGTAGCCATCCTGCGGCAGTGGTCAGCCAGGGGCAAGCAGCCTGTGAAGTTTGGGCAGTGCTGGGTCTTTGCAGCTGTTATGTGCACAG TAATGAGATGTTTAGGTGTTCCAACTCGTGTGGTTTCCAATTTCCGTTCTGCACATAACATGGATGGGAACTTAACCATCGACACCTACTTTGACCAAAATGCAGAGATGCTGCCAATTCAGAAACGAGACAAAATATG GAATTTCCACGTCTGGAACGAGTGCTGGATGATCCGGAAAGATCTCCCACCAGGATACAATGGTTGGCAGGTTTTGGACCCCACACCCCAGCAAACCAGCAATG GCCTGTTCTGCTGTGGCCCTGCCTCTGTGAAGGCCGTCAGGGAAGGGGAGGTCCACTTGCCCTATGACACCCCATTTGTATACGCGGAGGTGAATGCTGATGAAGTCATTTGGCTCTTCAGGAATGGTCAGGCCCAGGAAATCCTGGTCCATAACACCAGTTCCATTGGGAAGGAAATCAGCACCAAGATGGTAGGGTCAGATCAGCGCCAGAACATTACCGGTTCCTACAAGTATCCAGAAG GATCCCCCGAGGAGCGATCTGTGTTCATGAAGGCTTCCCGGAAAATGCTGAGCCCAAGAAGGGCCTCTTCTCCCTTCCTAGATCTGCTTGGGTGTAGGGGCTCTCAGGACCAGCCAGCACAGCTGCAGCTTCACCTGGCCAAGACACCTGAGTGGGGTCATGACCTGATGCTGAAGCTGCATGCCCGGAGGGTGCCGGACAGAGTCCATCCCCGGGGTCCCATCAGACTGGTGGTGCGCTTCAGTGCGCAGGCCCTATTGCACCAGGGTGACACCCGGGAACCCCTTTGGAGGCAAACAGTGCACTTGGACCTGGACTTTGGGGAGG AGATACAGTGGCCGCTCTTGCTACCCTACGAAAATTATAGAAACAAGCTGACAGATGAGAAGCTGATCCGCGTGTCTGGCATTGCCAAGGTGGAAGATACGGGGAGGTCCCTGCTGGTCCTAAAAGATATCTCTCTGGAGCCTCCCCACTTATCTATTGAG GTGCCTAAAAGGGCTGAGGTGGGTAAGGCATTGAGAGTCCACATCACCCTCATCAATACCCTAACGGTGGCTCTGAGTAACTGCATGATGGTGCTGGAGGGAAGTGGCCTCATCGATGGGCAGATATACAATAA CATTGGGACTCTGGTGGCTGGACATACCATCCAAATTCAACTGGACCTCTACCCCATCAAAACTGGACCCCGCCAGCTGCAGGTCCTCATCAGCAGCAATGAGATCAAGGAGATCAAGGGCTACAAGGACATCTTTGTTGCTGCCTCCAGGGCTTCTTga